Proteins from a genomic interval of Nostoc sp. PCC 7120 = FACHB-418:
- a CDS encoding bifunctional DNA primase/polymerase has protein sequence MHAQIRHLVSSLDNLPEEWRIVPTFGKRPLGKEWEKNTYSPKELQTELVRRRLKFWTNNRLITPTGVALVCGFNHPQGYLVAIDCDGETSWRHIIQINEHLEPKELNQLTPAETRDTPMESLHDRAQKYLPPTIAFTSGRKYRSQRLYLIPKSKAWEVKSRKIKTGKDEHLEFRGKNLASILPPSFHPEGRNYRWLPGCSPSERQIEIAPDWVIAQMLAKQEKTRKFNLLKEKYNRRYGVDRYAHLIPSIESNIQTALVLLEVIHPRFADDYHSWIQVGMALKSVSPILFKAWDTWSQLSPKYKPGECAYKWQSFKKTGITIRTLFRLANLS, from the coding sequence ATGCACGCCCAAATCCGTCATTTGGTATCTTCGCTTGACAACCTACCCGAAGAATGGCGAATCGTCCCTACCTTTGGTAAACGTCCTTTAGGAAAAGAATGGGAAAAAAATACTTACTCTCCCAAAGAACTACAAACTGAACTTGTCCGCCGCCGATTAAAATTTTGGACAAATAACAGACTTATCACACCCACTGGTGTAGCCTTGGTTTGCGGTTTCAATCATCCTCAAGGGTACTTAGTAGCTATTGACTGCGATGGGGAAACATCCTGGCGACACATCATCCAAATTAACGAACACCTAGAACCAAAAGAACTTAACCAGCTAACACCCGCCGAAACACGCGATACTCCTATGGAGTCGTTACACGATCGCGCTCAAAAATACCTTCCTCCCACAATTGCATTTACCTCTGGGAGGAAATATCGCAGCCAACGCTTATACCTCATTCCCAAATCAAAAGCTTGGGAAGTAAAATCTCGCAAAATCAAAACTGGAAAGGACGAACACCTGGAATTTCGAGGCAAAAACCTAGCTTCAATCCTTCCCCCGTCCTTTCATCCAGAAGGTAGAAATTACAGATGGCTTCCCGGCTGTAGTCCATCTGAACGCCAAATAGAAATAGCTCCCGATTGGGTAATTGCCCAAATGCTTGCCAAACAGGAGAAAACAAGAAAGTTTAACCTACTCAAAGAAAAATATAACCGCAGATATGGGGTAGACAGGTACGCTCATTTAATTCCCTCAATAGAATCCAATATTCAAACCGCACTTGTGCTACTCGAAGTTATCCACCCTCGGTTTGCAGATGATTACCATTCGTGGATTCAAGTCGGGATGGCACTCAAGAGTGTTAGTCCCATTTTATTTAAAGCATGGGACACCTGGAGCCAACTTTCTCCTAAGTACAAACCAGGCGAATGCGCCTACAAATGGCAGTCTTTCAAAAAGACAGGTATTACTATCCGCACCTTATTTAGATTAGCCAATCTCTCTTAA
- a CDS encoding prokaryotic E2 ligase family D protein — protein sequence MNVDTNILPIINLENISQILLANIPQDDLLGQLIILKGQFILVEREGKESKYKFLSPEAVEKAFTSKTAASGWLSSNTIWWGKNPEGEAIIQFYSPQKYQIQIMGQETEVITVPMPAFLFAGCGSRYYLWAVKGRVFKPDAQLYKPPLPNVWEDSSICFGGNSLSMCSAATISQVWDLFWKSPFNKDLSQGKSKTHPDNICNQLIKLHESKAKSYPSSDLVPVHSWKVTTPEDIINHLFS from the coding sequence ATGAATGTAGATACAAATATATTACCAATAATTAACTTAGAAAATATCTCCCAAATTCTGCTAGCCAATATTCCCCAAGATGATTTACTAGGGCAGTTAATTATCCTCAAAGGACAGTTTATTTTAGTCGAACGCGAAGGCAAAGAGTCTAAATACAAATTCTTGTCTCCTGAAGCAGTAGAGAAAGCCTTCACAAGTAAAACTGCCGCATCTGGATGGCTTTCTAGCAACACAATTTGGTGGGGTAAAAATCCAGAGGGAGAGGCCATTATTCAGTTTTACTCTCCCCAAAAATATCAAATTCAAATTATGGGACAGGAAACTGAAGTAATTACTGTCCCTATGCCTGCATTCCTATTTGCTGGATGCGGTAGTAGATATTACCTGTGGGCAGTTAAAGGGAGGGTATTTAAACCAGACGCACAACTGTACAAGCCCCCTCTACCTAACGTTTGGGAAGATTCTAGCATTTGCTTTGGGGGAAATTCTCTCAGTATGTGCAGTGCTGCAACCATAAGCCAAGTTTGGGATCTGTTCTGGAAATCACCTTTTAACAAGGACTTATCTCAAGGCAAGTCAAAAACTCATCCTGATAATATCTGCAATCAACTAATCAAATTACACGAATCTAAAGCTAAATCCTACCCTTCAAGTGACCTTGTTCCCGTTCATAGCTGGAAAGTCACAACCCCAGAAGACATTATCAATCATTTGTTCAGTTAA
- a CDS encoding Mov34/MPN/PAD-1 family protein produces the protein MNPFIGYHLATSNNFPPYSQKLQEYWLAANGLFLRSHRRELEVCLQLSQTQVAGLQPLEPYFRLKVPKVPCQAIAEIINAASINPQQEILFYLGVTNDQWWCHTPLQTASSTHVLSLESALDKSYTDGLVEMHSHGTLAAYPSSADNQEEKGKFRVFAIIGTLNNIPTIYTRIGIYNHFFDINPNQIFELPPQVKCLN, from the coding sequence ATGAATCCTTTTATCGGCTATCACCTCGCTACAAGTAATAACTTTCCTCCCTACAGTCAAAAACTCCAGGAATACTGGCTGGCAGCAAATGGGCTTTTCTTGCGATCGCATCGTCGCGAGTTAGAGGTTTGCTTGCAACTGTCTCAAACTCAAGTTGCTGGACTCCAACCCCTTGAACCCTACTTCCGTCTGAAAGTCCCAAAAGTTCCTTGCCAAGCGATCGCCGAGATTATCAATGCTGCTAGTATCAACCCCCAACAGGAAATCCTATTCTACTTGGGAGTGACAAACGACCAATGGTGGTGTCACACACCACTGCAAACTGCGTCCTCTACTCACGTCTTATCTTTAGAAAGCGCACTTGATAAAAGCTATACAGATGGCTTGGTAGAAATGCACAGTCATGGAACTCTAGCTGCTTATCCTTCAAGTGCAGACAATCAGGAAGAAAAAGGCAAATTTCGAGTGTTCGCAATCATTGGCACGCTGAATAACATTCCCACAATTTATACCCGCATCGGGATATACAATCACTTTTTCGACATCAACCCCAATCAAATATTTGAACTGCCCCCACAGGTAAAATGCTTGAATTAA
- a CDS encoding ThiF family adenylyltransferase: MLELTTYQQALPVLPRNHTRINFVLVGVGGTGGFLAEDLCRIILQLQRTRKEINFAIVDGDTVELKNISRQNYQQAEIGLPKAETLAARCSAKYGIEITAVCDWFEEDMIRTASWWNTLTVIIGCVDNSTARSKIHSVLKINSANEPASLFWLDCGNSNYSGQVVIGTHSNFDIVQASNNPDKPQFWLHLPSPVLVHPELLLPQPEELSDNNLSCAEIQARNYQSLFVNKMTSAITAQYLLELTLTGGLKKFASTPRRKSADH, encoded by the coding sequence ATGCTTGAATTAACTACTTACCAACAAGCTTTACCCGTCTTACCTCGCAATCATACTCGTATCAACTTTGTTTTAGTGGGAGTAGGAGGAACAGGCGGGTTTCTTGCAGAAGATTTATGTCGAATTATTCTGCAACTCCAGCGCACTAGGAAAGAAATTAACTTTGCGATCGTTGATGGCGATACTGTCGAACTCAAAAATATCAGCCGCCAAAATTATCAACAAGCTGAAATTGGACTACCAAAGGCAGAAACACTGGCTGCAAGATGCAGTGCCAAGTATGGAATAGAGATTACAGCCGTTTGCGACTGGTTTGAAGAAGACATGATTCGCACAGCCAGTTGGTGGAATACCCTAACGGTAATTATTGGCTGTGTAGATAACAGCACAGCCAGGAGCAAAATTCACTCTGTTCTCAAAATCAACAGTGCAAATGAGCCAGCATCTCTATTTTGGCTGGATTGTGGAAACAGCAACTACTCTGGACAAGTAGTAATTGGAACGCACTCTAATTTTGATATAGTCCAAGCTTCCAATAACCCAGACAAACCTCAATTCTGGTTGCATCTTCCCTCCCCGGTGCTGGTTCACCCAGAACTGCTACTTCCTCAGCCAGAAGAACTTAGCGACAACAATCTTTCATGTGCAGAAATCCAAGCACGGAATTATCAATCACTATTCGTCAATAAAATGACGAGTGCGATCACAGCCCAGTATCTACTAGAATTAACCCTCACTGGGGGGTTGAAAAAGTTCGCTAGTACACCTCGGCGTAAATCAGCAGACCATTAA
- a CDS encoding ISAzo13 family transposase, which produces MQLTENLKSLYIKTAKKLKGSDRRQFMAEVVKGLGIGGQTLVERELGWNRRTIRKGMQELESGKPFIDGFERSGRKRVETKLPNLLEDIKSLVDPQTQTDPSFKSTRLYTRMTASVVRRQLIEQFGYSDKELPSSETIRRRLNDLGYTLKRVLKTKPIKKIPETEAIFEQVEQINTEADNDPHTLRISIDAKVAVKIGEFDRGGKTRIPTTSLDHDFPTEMTLIPYGIFIPEYNELFLFFVSSKLTADCIVDLLESWWQNVKHRFAHIQKLVINQDNGPENHSRRTQFMKRVVDFSTSSQLTLQLAYYPPYHSKYNPIERCFGWLEQHWNGSLLDTVETVLNFAQTLTFKGKNPVVTLVEKVYSTGVKLTTSAMEEIETQINRLPNLKKWFVEIFAKPA; this is translated from the coding sequence ATTCAACTCACAGAGAACCTAAAATCTCTTTACATCAAAACAGCGAAAAAACTCAAGGGAAGCGACCGACGACAATTCATGGCAGAAGTGGTCAAAGGTTTGGGAATTGGTGGACAGACTTTAGTAGAACGCGAGTTGGGATGGAATAGGCGTACTATCCGTAAAGGGATGCAGGAGTTGGAGAGTGGCAAGCCTTTTATTGATGGTTTTGAGCGTAGTGGACGTAAGCGGGTGGAAACAAAATTACCAAACTTGTTGGAGGATATTAAATCGTTAGTAGACCCACAAACTCAAACTGACCCCAGTTTTAAGAGTACACGCTTATATACACGCATGACGGCAAGTGTTGTACGTCGTCAACTAATTGAACAATTTGGTTACAGTGACAAAGAACTACCTTCATCAGAGACAATTCGACGACGATTGAATGATTTGGGTTATACCTTAAAACGAGTTCTGAAAACCAAGCCTATCAAGAAGATTCCAGAAACAGAAGCCATTTTTGAACAAGTCGAGCAAATTAATACTGAAGCTGATAATGACCCTCATACTCTCCGGATCTCCATTGATGCGAAGGTGGCAGTCAAGATTGGAGAGTTTGACCGAGGTGGTAAAACTCGAATCCCAACTACCTCATTAGACCACGACTTTCCGACCGAGATGACTCTGATTCCCTACGGCATTTTTATACCTGAGTACAACGAGTTATTTTTATTTTTCGTTTCTTCCAAATTAACTGCTGATTGTATTGTTGACTTGCTTGAAAGCTGGTGGCAAAATGTCAAACACCGATTTGCTCATATTCAAAAACTGGTAATTAATCAAGATAATGGACCGGAAAATCATTCTCGTCGCACTCAGTTTATGAAGCGGGTTGTAGATTTTAGCACATCATCTCAACTGACGTTACAACTTGCTTATTATCCGCCGTATCATAGCAAATACAACCCAATAGAACGTTGCTTTGGTTGGTTAGAACAGCATTGGAATGGTAGTTTACTTGACACCGTTGAGACCGTACTGAATTTCGCCCAAACTCTCACATTTAAGGGTAAAAATCCGGTTGTCACACTGGTAGAAAAAGTTTACTCCACAGGAGTTAAACTTACAACTTCAGCTATGGAAGAAATTGAAACCCAGATTAACCGCCTCCCCAATCTCAAAAAATGGTTTGTGGAAATTTTTGCTAAACCAGCATAG
- a CDS encoding IS630 family transposase produces the protein MEDITGLYISAIERHIKGERTISIDEMTGIQATERLEKDLPMRPGKVERREFEYIRHGTQSLIASFDVATGQIVEPTCSDTRTEIDFALHIRRTIETDTQAKKWHLIMDCLNTHQSESLVRLVAEKEGLNLDLGIKGESGILKSMKSRTTFLSDPAHRIVFHYTPKHSSWLNQIEIWFSILVRKLLRRASFLSQDDLKNRILKFIDYFRELHKKDDPIAMLV, from the coding sequence GTGGAAGATATTACTGGTTTATACATCAGTGCAATCGAACGTCATATAAAGGGGGAACGGACAATATCGATTGATGAAATGACAGGTATTCAAGCTACTGAGCGATTAGAAAAAGACTTGCCAATGCGACCAGGCAAAGTCGAAAGAAGGGAATTTGAGTATATTCGTCACGGTACACAAAGCTTAATTGCCAGCTTCGATGTTGCCACAGGTCAAATTGTCGAGCCGACTTGTTCAGATACCAGAACAGAAATTGATTTTGCTCTTCATATTCGTCGAACAATTGAAACTGATACCCAGGCTAAAAAATGGCATCTCATTATGGACTGCTTGAACACTCATCAGTCTGAGTCTCTAGTTCGTTTAGTTGCAGAAAAAGAAGGTTTGAATCTTGACCTGGGTATAAAGGGAGAAAGTGGTATCCTTAAATCAATGAAATCCCGCACTACTTTTTTGAGTGACCCAGCACACCGAATTGTGTTTCATTACACACCCAAACATTCTTCGTGGCTCAATCAAATTGAGATTTGGTTCAGTATTTTGGTTCGCAAGTTACTCAGAAGAGCCAGTTTCCTCAGTCAAGATGATTTGAAAAATCGAATCCTCAAATTTATTGACTACTTTAGAGAACTCCACAAAAAAGATGATCCAATAGCTATGCTGGTTTAG
- a CDS encoding helix-turn-helix domain-containing protein, with product MARLTPKILNLSDGERDQLQKLINRHNTPQQIALRAKIILMASEGQNHREIARNLDVNRQTARLWRNRWLETEGKELLIEQRLQDSERVGARPKFSMEQVIELFALACSPPSDYGRPISHWTVRELTDEIIKQGIIESISIRHLGRLLEEAELKPHQSRYWLTPPLKMKNLMQRWKILLVYTSVQSNVI from the coding sequence GTGGCTAGATTAACTCCTAAAATATTAAATTTAAGCGATGGCGAACGAGATCAACTCCAAAAGTTGATAAACAGACACAACACGCCGCAACAGATAGCACTACGAGCCAAAATAATTCTCATGGCATCAGAGGGTCAAAATCATCGTGAAATTGCCCGAAATTTAGATGTCAATCGGCAAACGGCGCGTTTATGGCGAAACCGATGGTTAGAAACTGAGGGGAAAGAATTATTAATTGAGCAAAGATTACAAGACTCTGAGCGTGTTGGCGCACGCCCAAAGTTTAGTATGGAACAAGTAATCGAGTTGTTTGCATTAGCTTGTTCTCCACCATCCGATTACGGAAGACCAATAAGTCATTGGACGGTAAGAGAACTAACGGACGAAATCATCAAACAAGGAATTATTGAAAGCATATCTATTCGCCATCTGGGAAGATTACTTGAAGAAGCAGAACTTAAACCCCACCAGAGCCGCTACTGGTTAACCCCCCCCCTCAAGATGAAGAATTTGATGCAAAGGTGGAAGATATTACTGGTTTATACATCAGTGCAATCGAACGTCATATAA
- a CDS encoding type I restriction-modification system subunit M produces MQLSLLNLPYNDDNSPIADIFNIPNLEKAEFLRNLAASMQPTIDQKKNPAIGNQRVTKRRKTIVQGIIQEGIELEIIQSWLFAIAQMWETGNIPLILRGISHKSQVEALFRISQMGETIQKVHEKLAGEYYQDWVKSLSRAGLHTPSEIISAITEIQQVVKPEAIDTTKELLNKLELEIIDMKDEDFFPTPKLVCQRLIQLADIKPNWQILEPSAGSGNIAEYITNTYPNVQLEVVEINYDLRQILELKGFNLVGKNFLEFNPSHLYNACIMNPPFCELVQHIYQAWKLLVTGGVLVSVIPESVFFNRKYKTFKGWLQANNSYVEMVDKDAFLSSNNPTNVATRIIKLIKP; encoded by the coding sequence ATGCAACTATCTCTACTAAATCTACCCTACAACGATGATAATTCACCCATAGCAGATATTTTTAATATTCCTAACTTAGAAAAAGCAGAATTCCTCCGTAATTTAGCTGCTTCCATGCAGCCAACAATCGACCAAAAGAAAAATCCTGCAATTGGAAATCAAAGGGTAACAAAGCGTCGTAAAACTATAGTCCAAGGGATAATTCAAGAAGGAATTGAACTTGAGATTATCCAGTCTTGGTTATTTGCGATCGCACAAATGTGGGAAACAGGAAATATCCCATTAATACTACGCGGTATATCTCACAAATCGCAAGTAGAAGCCCTATTTAGGATTTCCCAAATGGGAGAAACAATTCAGAAAGTCCACGAAAAATTGGCAGGCGAATATTACCAAGACTGGGTAAAGTCTTTAAGTCGCGCCGGATTACATACACCAAGCGAAATCATATCCGCAATAACAGAAATTCAACAGGTAGTAAAACCTGAAGCAATTGATACTACTAAGGAACTACTCAATAAGCTTGAGTTAGAAATCATTGACATGAAAGATGAAGATTTCTTCCCTACTCCTAAACTAGTCTGTCAACGGCTTATTCAACTGGCAGATATTAAACCAAATTGGCAAATTTTAGAGCCTAGTGCTGGTAGTGGAAATATTGCTGAGTATATCACTAATACCTACCCTAATGTTCAACTAGAGGTGGTTGAGATTAATTACGATTTACGACAAATTCTAGAACTCAAAGGATTTAATCTCGTAGGGAAAAACTTTCTGGAGTTTAACCCCAGTCATTTATACAATGCCTGTATCATGAATCCTCCATTTTGTGAACTTGTCCAACATATCTACCAGGCTTGGAAGTTACTCGTAACAGGTGGTGTATTAGTTTCAGTTATACCTGAATCAGTTTTCTTCAATCGTAAGTACAAAACCTTCAAAGGCTGGCTACAAGCCAATAATAGCTATGTAGAAATGGTAGATAAAGATGCCTTTTTGAGTTCAAATAACCCTACGAATGTAGCTACCAGAATCATTAAACTCATTAAACCATAG
- a CDS encoding DUF5895 domain-containing protein, producing MARNQTKPTNSATEESTVSQSEPPEQTVQNSTNIQKRKLAISKFANPEYNAPISNICICQVINHMEAEKVGLFIKDKYLAAINWQGQEPTHKHTFSSGTPEMGVLLQSPRMHILDVSPRYIEQRDDGKIVGVYESPDGYEMYQALGKDAAVLRRFYLLQLVDENNHNLHSVPIVLSIKGVASSKFGEAYKQFQRELEVAFARFTDTTVAEKRAEFHRLGVFQPTFTPSLEPKEAVNQRDKSWVAVVTSYKSPNPDGSDFLEFFSEGKEIDIQTTMQANPEFSHRIGKTSTVIAEHNRLVGAADMPVAALPPSTAGQTYTAYSTEMEELPY from the coding sequence ATGGCAAGGAATCAAACAAAGCCTACTAATTCTGCTACTGAAGAAAGCACAGTATCCCAGTCTGAACCCCCTGAACAAACAGTTCAGAATAGTACAAACATACAAAAGCGTAAATTAGCTATTTCTAAATTTGCAAATCCTGAGTACAATGCGCCGATTAGTAACATCTGCATCTGCCAAGTCATTAACCACATGGAAGCAGAAAAAGTCGGGTTGTTTATCAAAGATAAATACTTAGCAGCAATTAACTGGCAAGGACAAGAACCTACACACAAGCACACTTTCTCTAGTGGCACGCCAGAAATGGGAGTGTTGTTGCAATCGCCCAGGATGCACATTCTTGATGTCTCTCCCAGATACATTGAACAGCGCGATGACGGCAAGATTGTAGGAGTGTACGAATCACCTGATGGGTACGAAATGTACCAAGCACTTGGCAAAGATGCCGCAGTATTGAGACGGTTTTATTTGTTGCAACTTGTTGATGAAAATAATCATAACCTGCACTCAGTACCAATTGTCCTATCAATTAAAGGCGTTGCATCATCAAAATTTGGCGAGGCTTATAAACAGTTCCAACGCGAACTAGAGGTTGCATTCGCCCGATTTACTGATACGACTGTTGCTGAAAAACGTGCAGAGTTTCATCGTCTCGGTGTATTTCAACCCACCTTTACGCCATCTCTTGAACCTAAAGAAGCAGTCAACCAAAGAGATAAATCTTGGGTAGCAGTTGTCACTTCCTATAAATCACCGAACCCCGATGGCAGCGATTTTCTTGAATTCTTCTCAGAAGGCAAAGAAATCGATATCCAAACAACAATGCAGGCAAATCCCGAATTCTCTCATCGCATCGGTAAAACATCAACTGTTATAGCAGAACATAATCGCCTGGTAGGTGCAGCTGATATGCCAGTAGCAGCACTTCCTCCTAGTACAGCAGGTCAAACTTATACAGCATACAGTACTGAGATGGAAGAACTGCCCTACTAA
- the dnaN gene encoding DNA polymerase III subunit beta: MKLSIEQSKLAEILETAYFAISPKPTDPILGNILLIANEDGIVSATGTNLNLTIHTTTTANVETSGQVALPAKLLTDTINNVRGEITLEVENQACIITHNSGKCRLIGGKPDEFPTLPKGENPIEVNLSAKKLQAALEGTLYCTNGDETKLVLTGVNFKIDTNKWQAASTNGHKLALVTGTLDSEYSDPIDFTVPGKSLSELSKILSQSADTSVCNILLSNKTIEFSLPHTKVISRLLEGEYPKINSLIPRTFEYEFTLERKGFESALKRVSYLAERKQKVVKILWELEATQATLYTEATDIGDAVDSVLMKPATNHSENISIGLNIDYLLEGLKHISTDEIVVRCNKPTQPVIICPMGGLLNQLYLVMPVEIKQGFENKSTPSKTTTAEKTPEALETTETTVVAELEEAINNTQTSQTESNGETSEVETSTAEAKASNKSKPSSRTRAKKEAASV, translated from the coding sequence ATGAAACTAAGCATTGAACAATCTAAACTCGCAGAAATTCTAGAAACCGCTTATTTCGCAATTAGTCCTAAGCCCACTGACCCAATTTTAGGAAATATCTTACTGATAGCAAATGAAGATGGGATAGTATCAGCAACAGGAACAAACCTTAACCTCACAATTCATACTACAACTACGGCTAATGTAGAAACTTCAGGTCAGGTAGCACTACCAGCCAAACTATTAACTGACACTATTAACAATGTCAGAGGAGAAATTACCTTAGAGGTAGAAAACCAAGCCTGCATAATTACTCACAATAGCGGTAAATGCCGTCTGATTGGCGGAAAACCTGACGAGTTTCCAACTCTTCCCAAAGGAGAAAATCCAATAGAAGTAAATTTAAGTGCCAAGAAACTCCAAGCCGCACTTGAAGGGACACTATATTGCACCAATGGTGACGAAACAAAGTTAGTTCTAACTGGTGTCAACTTCAAAATTGATACTAATAAGTGGCAAGCTGCTAGTACAAATGGTCACAAATTAGCACTAGTCACAGGAACACTTGATAGCGAATATTCTGACCCAATTGACTTTACTGTTCCAGGTAAGTCACTTAGTGAGTTAAGCAAAATTCTCTCTCAAAGTGCTGATACAAGCGTGTGCAATATTCTTCTATCAAATAAAACTATTGAGTTTAGTCTTCCTCACACAAAAGTCATTTCCCGACTTTTAGAGGGAGAATACCCCAAAATCAATAGCTTGATTCCCAGAACATTTGAGTATGAATTTACATTAGAACGCAAGGGATTTGAGAGCGCACTGAAGCGGGTAAGTTATCTAGCCGAACGCAAGCAAAAGGTTGTCAAAATTCTCTGGGAATTGGAAGCTACACAGGCAACACTATACACCGAAGCTACTGATATCGGGGATGCAGTTGACTCGGTACTGATGAAACCAGCAACTAATCATTCAGAAAACATCAGTATTGGATTAAATATCGACTACCTTCTCGAAGGATTAAAGCACATTAGTACTGATGAAATCGTGGTGCGGTGTAACAAACCCACGCAACCAGTCATTATCTGCCCAATGGGAGGACTGCTCAATCAGTTGTATCTAGTAATGCCTGTAGAAATTAAGCAGGGGTTTGAAAATAAATCCACCCCAAGCAAAACGACAACAGCAGAGAAAACTCCTGAAGCATTGGAAACAACAGAAACTACTGTAGTAGCCGAACTAGAAGAAGCCATAAATAATACTCAGACTTCTCAAACGGAAAGCAATGGTGAAACCTCTGAAGTAGAGACATCAACAGCTGAGGCCAAAGCTAGTAACAAAAGTAAGCCTAGTTCGCGTACACGAGCCAAGAAAGAGGCTGCTTCTGTATAA
- the dnaX gene encoding DNA polymerase III subunit gamma/tau: protein MYRPLHLKYRPQILSEVIGQEHIVRTLINAIAFQKIAPAYLFSGPKGTGKTSTARIIAKSLNCQSSNEPTTKPCGECNSCKGITASSSVDVTELDAASNSGVELIRELISTTQFAPVESRFKIFIIDECHALSSQSWQALLKTIESPPRHVVFIFCTTELHKVPETIVSRCQKFDFKRVPVSLVASYLEKISHQESINIAPSAVTAVAKANKGHLRDSLKLLDQLTLLGEEEITYNWVWELSGTIPEYDLLTVCENIIKGEITGNLGILQDWIESGKQPTAIHTSLVNFLKDLLVCKTNPNGRHLTQLEQDTWEELVSISQLWNIDQIRNAIAILMARQSLMRDEDAHLWLEATLIEIVPTNKGSHQSQPWKDWKTAQDAINWGKEQLPHLTQAQLQEHWQKLTPINGKKAPAWVEAVQKLQQKQLQQA from the coding sequence ATGTACCGACCACTACATCTCAAATACCGTCCCCAGATTCTTAGTGAAGTTATTGGGCAAGAACATATCGTTCGCACTCTCATAAATGCGATCGCATTCCAAAAGATTGCACCTGCTTACCTATTTAGTGGCCCCAAAGGTACAGGTAAAACCAGTACCGCCCGCATCATCGCTAAATCTCTTAACTGTCAATCAAGCAATGAGCCGACAACTAAGCCCTGTGGAGAATGCAATTCATGCAAGGGAATTACGGCATCTTCTTCTGTTGATGTAACCGAACTGGATGCAGCAAGCAATAGTGGGGTAGAACTGATCCGAGAGCTTATATCCACTACCCAATTTGCACCAGTGGAGAGTAGATTCAAAATATTCATTATTGATGAATGTCATGCCCTAAGTAGCCAATCGTGGCAAGCACTCCTCAAAACCATTGAAAGCCCTCCCCGTCATGTAGTATTTATCTTCTGCACAACCGAGTTACACAAAGTTCCAGAAACGATTGTCTCCCGTTGCCAAAAGTTTGACTTTAAGAGAGTTCCTGTCTCGCTAGTTGCAAGCTACCTAGAAAAAATATCTCACCAGGAAAGTATCAACATTGCGCCATCAGCAGTTACCGCCGTAGCTAAAGCAAACAAGGGACATCTGCGCGACTCACTCAAACTGTTAGATCAGCTAACCTTACTAGGTGAAGAGGAAATTACCTATAACTGGGTTTGGGAACTATCAGGCACTATTCCCGAATACGATCTACTCACCGTCTGTGAAAATATCATCAAAGGAGAAATTACGGGGAATTTAGGCATCCTTCAAGATTGGATTGAATCTGGTAAACAGCCAACTGCTATCCATACAAGTCTTGTCAACTTCCTCAAAGACTTACTTGTGTGCAAAACTAATCCCAATGGCAGACATCTTACACAGCTAGAACAGGACACCTGGGAGGAATTAGTAAGTATCTCGCAGTTGTGGAATATCGACCAGATCCGAAACGCGATCGCAATCTTAATGGCACGCCAAAGTCTCATGCGGGATGAAGACGCGCACCTTTGGTTGGAAGCTACACTTATCGAGATAGTGCCAACCAACAAGGGTAGTCACCAATCACAACCCTGGAAAGATTGGAAAACTGCTCAAGATGCAATTAACTGGGGCAAGGAACAGTTACCCCACTTAACACAAGCGCAGTTACAAGAACACTGGCAAAAGCTGACACCTATTAATGGTAAAAAGGCACCTGCTTGGGTAGAAGCTGTCCAAAAGCTGCAACAAAAACAATTACAGCAAGCTTAA